The Plasmodium brasilianum strain Bolivian I chromosome 14, whole genome shotgun sequence genome contains a region encoding:
- a CDS encoding WD repeat-containing protein: MEHNKILLVYENNEILLVNLDNERCENRFEEKSIKDDEKKICMLKNGNFLILNANKKIISLYKLSTKNSSICTRYVRVHLNVLKLTKNEKIIFGGDKTGNVYIWSAITGLLINSFQAHFGIIKDILIDQTVNVIYTYSDDNIIHVYNLPDLFRKKNKIKPMLFYQHNINSSIKQIISVSPNCYDTYYTLISLTSNGEITIWGLKSKEAMHVLKTNTENCTYVCTNDPFNTHIYLCKGNKIYRIPFAKIGNYGEHKENNCSNVRNKCDMRLTEYSDYVQIKKGRKKEEKKEEAKEEEKEENKKEEDISTNDAPPRDPSSNFDQKTILKKDSSNELRLNLKNCTVFIGHKNDVIKCYVNDKKQIMISLAKDGIKLWDIYNCYAIKNLKYGENIANFYIPTFICSSYLIDFPNLLVEYEDDIKINIMKEVNHNISQTPCIPFLNQDENILINMATMFAGHQI; the protein is encoded by the coding sequence ATggaacataataaaatattgctTGTTTATGAGAATAACGAAATACTTCTCGTTAACTTAGATAACGAAAGGTGTGAAAACAGATTTGAGGAGAAATCTATAAAAGATGacgaaaagaaaatatgtatGCTTAAAAACggaaattttcttattttaaatgcaaacaagaaaattatatcCTTATATAAGTTATCTACAAAAAATAGTTCAATTTGTACGAGATATGTACGTGTGCATTTAAATGTActtaaattaacaaaaaatgaaaaaataatttttggaGGTGACAAAACAGgaaatgtgtacatatggtCAGCTATTACAggattattaataaattcatttcAAGCACATTTTGGTattattaaagatatattaattgATCAAACagtaaatgttatatatacatatagtgATGACAAtattatacatgtgtataatTTACCTGACttgtttagaaaaaaaaataaaataaaaccgATGCTGTTTTATCAACACAATATAAATTCAagtataaaacaaattatttctGTAAGTCCAAATTGTTACGATACCTATTACACTTTAATATCTTTAACAAGTAATGGAGAGATAACTATTTGGGGGTTAAAATCAAAAGAAGCTATGCATGTTTTAAAAACGAACACAGAAAATTGcacatacgtatgtacaaATGACCCATTcaatacacacatatatttatgtaaaggaaataaaatatatcgtATACCATTTGCTAAGATCGGCAATTATGGGGAACATAAGGAGAACAATTGCAGCAATGTACGAAACAAATGTGATATGCGGCTTACTGAATATAGCGattatgtacaaataaaaaagggaagaaagaaggaagaaaaaaaggaggaagcaaaggaggaagaaaaagaagagaataaaaaagaagaggatATTTCTACAAATGATGCTCCTCCAAGGGATCCTTCTTCAAATTTTGACCAAAAaaccattttaaaaaaggatagTTCGAATGAATTGCGcttgaatttaaaaaattgtacagTATTTATAGGTCATAAAAATGATGTTATCAAATGCTATGTTAAcgataaaaaacaaataatgatATCTTTAGCTAAAGatggaataaaattatgggatatatataattgttatgctataaaaaatttgaaatatgGTGAGAATATAgctaatttttatataccaACATTTATATGTTCTTCGTATTTAATAGACTTTCCAAATTTGCTTGTTGAATATGAGGAtgacataaaaataaatattatgaaagaGGTGAATCATAATATTTCTCAAACACCttgtattccttttttaaatcaaGATGAAAATATCTTAATTAACATGGCAACTATGTTTGCAGGGCATCAAATTTGA
- a CDS encoding thioredoxin-like associated protein 1 — translation MLNEREYTHNEKIPEEGVETKHGKKFVMQNCGLYMNKVKNAGVVCNRIMELNINSRKKISNIKSDSSQMKDVLNHVDHKTLEVFPAKKSLISYSTYDNQQKYFETKLVPDLQGKMSICVGRKGGSATVNINIDEYDLEKTYHTWKKIMGKSAPHIKSNLENDRFLTVSENADRSDKLPIVKNRNPPYANPDGPFEKERVNLPKQARDNLDRTLTPLAICEQKISLKKKNCIHKDSSILLAPHGDIIPDEIKGVRRTNFPWINSNRIKKILNYNYEEKMEQTMEERSKIGDTISQNWLASQNKNSTLHDMYNVHEVNNVNNVNDVNNVNDVNEVNNVNEVNNVNEVNNVNEVNNVNDVNEVNNVNYVNEVNNVNNANNSNNSNNSNNSNNANYANYANYANYANNNNINNINNNTKNANEFQDIQANKKNAEGGEYKRGGAYEEINYNISNPDPHGKKYEQNASSNFYNTDYMPLNNTLVGRGQQYDNLDKYKPDINYSNMYNNVTQQNYIHPNFECGQNFENKQDLNSLHNKKTSHFGSPAKNVNSVNKLYFMNEDPCNGARGHHNEENLCCNSCNTYAYNSLYDQKGKSNEQYISYRAPSLTEIP, via the coding sequence ATGCTTAACGAGAGAGAATACACACACAATGAAAAAATACCAGAAGAAGGAGTAGAAACTAAACATGggaaaaaatttgttatgcAGAACTGTGGACTTTATATGaacaaagtaaaaaatgCAGGAGTTGTGTGTAACAGAATTAtggaattaaatataaattcaagaaaaaaaatatcaaatataaaaagtgaTAGTTCACAAATGAAGGATGTTTTAAATCACGTAGATCATAAAACTTTAGAAGTTTTTCCAGCAAAAAAATCACTTATTTCTTATTCGACTTATGATAatcaacaaaaatattttgaaacaAAATTAGTTCCAGACCTGCAAGGTAAAATGAGTATATGTGTAGGCAGAAAAGGTGGAAGTGCAactgttaatattaatattgatGAATATGATTTAGAAAAAACATATCATacatggaaaaaaattatgggGAAATCTGCTCCACATATTAAATCAAATTTAGAAAATGATCGATTTTTAACTGTATCTGAAAATGCAGATAGAAGTGATAAATTACCAATTGTGAAAAATCGAAATCCACCATACGCAAATCCTGATGGTCCttttgaaaaagaaagagtAAATTTACCTAAACAAGCAAGGGATAATTTAGACAGAACATTAACACCTCTAGCTATTtgtgaacaaaaaatttctttaaaaaaaaaaaattgcatacACAAAGATTCTTCTATTTTGTTGGCACCTCATGGAGATATAATACCAGACGAAATTAAAGGAGTAAGAAGAACAAACTTTCCATGGATTAACTCAAATAggataaaaaagatattgaattataattatgaagaaaaaatggaacaaaCAATGGAAGAAAGATCCAAAATAGGGGATACTATATCGCAAAATTGGTTAGCTagccaaaataaaaattccaCCTTACATGATATGTACAACGTTCATGAGgttaataatgttaataatgttaatgatgttaataatgttaatGATGTTAATGAGGTTAATAATGTTAATGAGGTTAATAATGTTAATGAGGTTAATAATGTTAATGAGGTTAATAATGTTAATGATGTTAATGAGgttaataatgttaattatgttaatgaggttaataatgttaataatgcTAATAACTCTAATAACTCTAATAACTCTAATAACTCTAATAACGCTAATTACGCTAATTACGCTAATTACGCTAATTATgctaataacaataatatcaATAATATCAATAATAACACTAAGAACGCTAACGAATTTCAGGATATTCAGgcaaataagaaaaatgctGAGGGGGGTGAATACAAACGAGGAGGAGCATATGAAGAAATTAATTACAATATTTCCAACCCTGATCcacatggaaaaaaatacgaaCAAAATGCTTCTTCTAACTTTTACAATACTGACTATATGCCACTAAATAATACTTTAGTAGGTAGAGGACAACAATATGACAATcttgataaatataaacctgatataaattattcgaatatgtataataatgttaCTCAACAGAATTATATACACCCAAATTTTGAATGCGGACAAAATTTTGAGAACAAGCAGGATTTAAATTCCctacataataaaaagacCTCTCATTTTGGGAGCCCTGCCAAAAATGTAAACAGTGTAAACaaactttattttatgaatgaGGATCCTTGTAATGGAGCAAGAGGTCATCACAATGAAGAAAACTTGTGTTGCAATAGTTGTaacacatatgcatataattcACTATATGACCAAAAGGGGAAATCCAATGAGCAGTATATTTCTTACAGAGCCCCATCACTGACTGAAATACCTTAA
- a CDS encoding subpellicular microtubule protein 2, protein MNYAGLQSAIKNDIDIRNRRIKNDIHSHDGILKDIIQNNVKENELNSSKCFFSDKGYVLTPKKCLARHVDDSEIDKYFSTKYAVTDKSSGRTEIMVERKPGCSNIIVQNFSEFDAYATYKKQDARKNRRDSFVHTKMGIVPKDGSSISDKNCKARGMFTELHRSDNIAPDNYWLCPTIESEEKKKKKY, encoded by the exons atgaattatgcTGGACTCCAGTCTGCTATTAAAAATGACATAGATATACGAAACAGACGAATTAAAAATGACATACACAGTCATGATGGcattttaaaagatattatacaaaataatgtaaaagaaaatgagTTAAATAGTTCAAAGTGTTTTTTCTCTGATAAGGGATATGTATTGACACCTAAAAAATGCTTAGCTAGGCATGTTGATGATAGTGAAATagacaaatatttttctacGAAATATGCTGTAACTGATAAATCTAGTGGACGAACAGAAATTATGGTTGAGAGAAAACCTGGATGTTCCAATATTATCGTTCAGAACTTTTCAGAGTTTGATGCATATGCaacttataaaaaacaagatgccagaaaaaatagaagggATTCGTTCGTTCATACTAAAATG ggCATTGTGCCAAAAGATGGATCATCCATAAGCGATAAAAACTGTAAAGCTCGAGGTATGTTTACTGAACTGCACAGGAGTGACAATATAGCTCCAGACAATTACTGGTTATGCCCAACTATTGAAAgcgaggaaaaaaaaaaaaaaaagtattaa
- a CDS encoding sun-family protein translates to MNSTRLRHIENALNNFNFISPLDIYMRLYFKSNNIKNKDKPYISEHVYNIIKNNTLLAYLSSPISLYTNIIKTYFSSDRWKYEMNNEKIPAHVRYSFPKELYDQLINCYGEKRSITLMSILNEKAPVFLRVNSNKISRNELYKTLISRGISVEKCVNSPHGLLLTKNEILKNIHEYKKGYFEIQDEASQIVSSKIPVQPGDKVLDYCAGSGGKTLAFSIFMENTGKIYLHDIRDKMLSQAKIRLRRAGIQNYILLNSNHILLKKLFGYMDVVIVDVPCTGTGALRRNPEMKYKFTNDKLYKYVDLQRQIFEKALLYLKKNGKIVYITCSILDAENVHQAKYFCQKHNLYLSEPPFHSLPQSKSMDGFFMAVFERKE, encoded by the exons atgaatagtACACGACTGCGTCACATTGAAAATGCattaaacaattttaattttatatctcCTTTGGACATTTATATgcgtttatattttaaaagcaaCAACATAAAGAACAAAGATAAACCATATATTTCAGAACATGtttacaatataataaagaacAATACTCTCTTAGCTTATTTATCCTCCCCCATTTCGCtatatactaatataattaaaacgtACTTTTCATCGGACAG ATGGAAATACGAAATGAACAACGAAAAAATACCTGCACATGTAAGGTACTCTTTCCcaaaagaattatatgaCCAGTTAATAAATTGTTATGGTGAAAAGAGAAGTATTACTTTGATGtctattttaaatgaaaaggcACCAGTTTTTTTAAGAGTGAACAGTAACAAAATATCAAGAAATGAGTTGTATAAAACTTTAATAAGTAGAGGAATATCAGTTGAAAAATGTGTGAATTCCCCACATGGACtgttattaacaaaaaacgaaatactgaaaaatattcatgaatataaaaaagggtaTTTTGAAATTCAAGATGAAGCAAGCCAAATAGTTAGTTCGAAAATACCAGTACAACCTGGTGATAAAGTACTTGATTATTGTGCAGGATCAGGTGGAAAAACATTagctttttccatttttatggaaaatacaggtaaaatatatttacatgatATACGAGATAAGATGTTATCACAAGCAAAAATTCGCCTAAGAAGAGCTGGAATTCagaattatattcttttaaattctaatcatattttattaaaaaaattatttggtTATATGGATGTAGTAATTGTTGATGTGCCCTGTACAGGTACAGGTGCCTTAAGAAGAAACCcagaaatgaaatataaatttacaaatgataaattatataaatatgtagaTTTACAAAGACAGATTTTTGAAAAAGCATTGCtttatcttaaaaaaaatgggaaaattgtatatattacatgtaGTATATTAGATGCTGAGAATGTTCATCAagctaaatatttttgtcaaaagcataatttatatttatctgaGCCACCATTTCATTCCTTACCTCAATCAAAATCAATGGATGGCTTCTTTATGGCAGTTTTTGAAAGAAAGGAATGA
- a CDS encoding vacuolar transporter chaperone, translating into MKFSKKLYERAHPKYREHYIAYKELKKLIKLITGKDTSTYTIKEVTTNFGSIRALSGTEYKSTESRFQDILNAELDKINTFTLNIIKDWFKECTEIKNFVETKKEELSLLDIENVQNKLIELGNTLIFLENYKNINFIGFRKITKKFDKHSDKNVSSFFYISVVIKSFFMNYDVNFLVCILSICYKYYRIAVSTAGNLDRKASSADRKVLSADGSNKSNNEVKHKDKSLGGHTHSGTNEMGEGVHVRISENDMDPICRRSSFKNGEAHIEGETPIEEEALIEVDNNNTKIKNIKYIVKLQHLTSVKVEIAKKFTIKYYDLEEDKFFPSVKNFIEIIYSTKIRNYLVTIYFDDHTLSTYHNFVNRNISDVHQKHIRIRSYNYVNYLDAEKEAKKTVLQKFNIYEPSHDRCEKYVFLKDVPSDNLEVECVKDLLNKYREEDANHYYAEAEGKKKNSTNTDRPMTNGKKEEEGGEEKKKKNITKRKEKISIDPIKMDETIEGYTYYTNDEQNGITYFISEIEKKKFRSIVKSKLNRLYFGDEHLTGYIDENICYWAHNDKKGIHKNSESDDDLMEKEDTVGIEDHSSGVEELNEQAALYTIPSKDQVYEENRRSINKNNIIASRKENKKYSYFDYAVIDISTKEHMNRDFIYQLNNLSVLREIWGYSSFLQGVSLLFPGSTSTFPHWRIYTYTDFMKSDSFDNKTGKKQKDEKGKKRKKKKEKGGEKEGGEKEGGEKEGEEKEGEEKEGENLMGREDNNDDDHEDDDDTDNKHNNGGNVPNDSDISLSGNINNYAEQMKQKSYKVKDEQRKSITYTGASARIAHESEVFFRNEIEKNRPSVHHADFHLNCVNESDGNYIGRGYNLPNCGSNSNRGNSNNLKNNDGKRNSYCSRDRYEQRYSNTPRNFTMTKGPMEKENNLYEPLLDSMDDDLNFVKIKSSSGRIISFFKSLFLKKKDKTFEMKKPKNSVVRVEPKTFFANERTLLQWLNTSVLLSTISITLLNFSNSYGFVSGIIMAPVAIFFILYSFHIYLKRAEALIHKEPINYTDKVGPGVLVITLTFALSTVVLLNIYSRLKDEV; encoded by the exons atgaagtTTAGCAAAAAGTTATATGAAAGAGCCCACCCAAAATATAGGGAACATTACATTGCGTATAAGGAGTTGAAAAAActgataaaattaataacag GTAAGGATACGTCGACATACACGATCAAGGAAGTCACAACAAATTTCGGAAGCATAAGAGCACTGAGCGGAACCGAGTACAAATCAACGGAATCTCGGTTCCAAGATATTCTAAATGCTGAGCTAGACAAAATTAACACATTCACTTTGAATATTATTAAGGACTGGTTTAAGGAGTGTacagaaattaaaaattttgtagaaacaaaaaaggagGAGTTGTCGTTGTTGGATATTGAGAATGTACAAAACAAACTTATTGAGTTAGGAAAtactttaatatttcttgaaaattacaaaaatataaattttatcgGATTTCGTAAAATTACGAAAAAGTTTGATAAGCATAGTGATAAGAATGTTAGCTCGTTCTTTTACATAAGCGTTGTAATAAAAAgcttttttatgaattatgaTGTGAACTTTTTGGTCTGTATTTTGTCCATATGCTACAAATATTACAGGATTGCGGTAAGTACAGCTGGAAATTTGGATAGAAAAGCGAGCAGCGCTGATAGAAAAGTGCTAAGTGCAGATGGGAGTAATAAAAGCAATAATGAAGTCAAACATAAAGACAAATCCTTAGGAGGACATACGCATTCGGGTACAAACGAAATGGGAGAAGGTGTACACGTGAGGATAAGTGAGAATGATATGGATCCTATATGCCGCCGTAGTTCCTTTAAAAATGGAGAAGCACATATTGAGGGGGAAACTCCTATCGAGGAGGAAGCACTTATTGAAGTGGACAACAACAACACAAAGattaaaaacataaagtACATTGTGAAGCTACAACACTTAACATCGGTAAAAGTCGAAATTGCTAAAAAGTTTACCATTAAGTATTATGATCTCGAAgaagataaattttttccaagtgttaaaaattttatagaaataatatactCGACTAAGATACGAAATTATCTTGttactatttattttgatGATCATACATTAAGCACatatcataattttgttaatcgAAACATATCAGATGTTCATCAGAAGCACATTAGAATACGCTCTTACAATTATGTGAACTATTTAGATGCagaaaaagaagcaaaaaaaacagttcttcaaaaatttaatatatatgaacccAGTCATGATAGATGTGAAAAGTACGTATTCTTAAAAGATGTACCCTCTGATAATTTAGAAGTAGAGTGTGTAAAGGATTTGCTAAACAAATATAGAGAAGAAGATGCAAATCATTATTACGCAGAAGCAGagggaaagaaaaagaatagtACCAATACAGATAGACCCATGACGAATGGAAAGAAGGAGGAAGAGGGTggagaggaaaaaaaaaaaaaaaatataacgaaaagaaaggaaaaaatttccATTGATCCAATTAAAATGGATGAGACTATCGAAGGGTACACATACTATACGAACGATGAACAAAATGGCATTACATATTTCATCAgtgaaatagaaaaaaaaaaatttagaagcATTGTAAAAAGTAAGCTAAATAGATTATATTTTGGGGATGAACACCTTACAGGATATATTGACGAGAATATATGTTACTGGGCTCACAATGATAAAAAAggtattcataaaaatagtgAAAGTGATGATGATTTGATGGAAAAAGAGGATACAGTGGGAATAGAAGATCATTCTAGTGGCGTGGAGGAATTGAATGAACAAGCAGCATTATATACTATACCTAGTAAAGATCAAGTGTATGAAGAAAATAGAAGaagcataaataaaaataacatcaTTGCAAGtcgaaaagaaaataaaaagtattccTACTTTGATTATGCCGTTATTGACATTAGTACAAAGGAACATATGAATAGAGATTTTATTTATCAGTTAAATAACTTAAGTGTATTAAGAGAAATATGGGGTTACTCCTCTTTTCTTCAAGGGGTTTCTCTACTCTTCCCTGGTAGTACATCCACATTTCCCCATTGGAggatttatacatatactgaTTTTATGAAATCTGACAGCTTTGATAATAAAACAGGGAAGAAGCAAAAAGACGAAAAAgggaagaaaagaaagaagaaaaaagaaaaaggaggagaaaaagaaggaggagaaaaagaaggaggagaaaaagaaggagaagaaaaagaaggagAAGAAAAGGAAGGAGAAAACCTCATGGGCAGAGaagataataatgatgacgACCATGAGGATGATGACGATACCGATAACAAACACAATAACGGTGGTAATGTCCCAAACGACAGTGATATCAGTCTAAGTGGTAACATCAACAATTACGCAGAACAAATGAAACAGAAGAGTTACAAAGTTAAAGATgaacaaagaaaaagtatTACATACACAGGAGCTTCTGCGCGGATTGCGCATGAAAGTGAGGTATTCTTCAGGaatgaaatagaaaaaaataggcCTTCTGTCCATCATGCAGATTTTCATCTTAACTGTGTTAATGAGAGTGACGGTAACTACATTGGTAGGGGGTACAACCTTCCAAATTGTGGTAGTAACAGCAATAGGGGAAATTCTAACaatcttaaaaataatgatggAAAACGGAATAGTTACTGTAGCCGTGACAGATACGAGCAACGCTATTCAAATACACCAAGAAATTTTACCATGACTAAGGGGCCCatggaaaaggaaaacaatTTGTATGAACCACTTCTAGACTCAATGGATGATGATTTAAATtttgtgaaaataaaatcttCATCCGGGAgaatcatttctttttttaaaagtctatttttaaaaaaaaaagataaaacttttgaaatgaaaaaacccAAAAATTCAGTTGTTCGAGTGGAACCCAAAACCTTTTTTGCCAATGAAAGAACATTACTACAATGGCTAAATACTAGTGTACTATTATCTACTATTTCTATTACTcttcttaatttttcaaacTCCTATGGATTTGTTTCTGGAATTATTATGGCACCTgtagcaattttttttattctttattcttttcacATCTATTTAAAAAGGGCAGAGGCATTAATCCATAAAGAACCCATTAATTACACAGACAAAGTTGGACCTGGTGTTTTAGTCATTACTCTAACGTTTGCGCTCTCAACAGTTGtccttttaaatatttacagtCGATTGAAGGATGAAGtgtaa
- a CDS encoding protein transport protein SEC13 codes for MNELIVFDTSHTRAINDCELDYYSKKLATCSNDNTVKIFDVSLSKEPVCIAEIRDHSSAVWKVCWSHPKYGSLLASCSYDKSVIIYKEVNINKYEMIYLNNEHKSSVNYIEWSPHEYGLHLGCASSDGYLSIISYNLNKDTNEGHWTKSSIKAHLNGTACLSWEKPFNSLGNNKHLNDNNDFINSFKLVTGGYDNQVIIWTFDNNTKEYHKIFQMNDKPHNSLVRDVSWRPNLSNTTNMIASCSDEQIVILWFEDISNNRWKNGQVIKVDQKIHKISWSPNGTILAIACSGDNAYLYKENMEGLWVEICNLTDDEKRNIQEDNASGGGANANSSLHMYNSDVASNIYNNANANSSSNVNANSSSNVNTNSSSNVNTNSSSNYDGNYGSNPSCKNLQNQVMPNIMNYLNPLATSNSNSNTFKASPESNYSTYPNSINNAVPPPPNKFVCNTMMQEGANPVQNTPNTFQNNLYGQAMPSDPPPPMSVSNHVNSMKNGANQQNVIQGVPQNGPPNAQQNYVMMQNANKKSTSSAILSGDNFLIGRNMNPPPPPPPPSFSHEQNNSSDTSNLPSKQGVSTNQAVSNSSHFASAVPPGPPGANMNIFNSTNSNNNSINNNNSINDLNSKNNYNNMHNHSSSGSSQINNKLNFAPSSNVHTSASTQPIPQPSTNIPKSSTSSLHQYPSFSNVNTTNSASFSGSAQSTTPNFSKPSNSMQPGHLQNMNTINTNFSAQQPLPPPPPTRLSMTSVHQGGHNVPMGINQNKSFSNFSSNKMVNPTSMPPQPPQNISNTVSSGISSAIGNTSNYAPMNYGQPPPPPPNMMSNSNDPNMKSPNLQYNNAYTNYNTPPQ; via the coding sequence ATGAACGAGCTGATCGTTTTCGACACAAGCCACACGAGGGCAATAAACGATTGCGAGCTGGACTACTACAGCAAAAAGTTGGCTACGTGTTCTAATGATAATacagtaaaaatttttgacgTGAGTTTGTCAAAAGAGCCTGTATGTATAGCCGAGATAAGAGACCATAGTTCAGCAGTTTGGAAAGTATGTTGGTCTCATCCCAAATATGGTAGTTTGTTAGCAAGTTGCTCATATGATAAAAGtgttatcatatataaagaagtaaatataaataaatatgaaatgatttatttaaataacgAACATAAAAGTAGTGTTAACTATATAGAATGGTCCCCACATGAGTATGGACTTCATTTGGGATGTGCTAGTTCAGATGGTTATCTTAGTATAATtagttataatttaaataaagataCGAATGAAGGACATTGGACAAAAAGTAGTATAAAAGCACATTTAAATGGAACAGCATGTTTGAGTTGGGAAAAACCATTTAATTCTTtaggaaataataaacatttaaatgataataatgattttATAAACTCATTTAAATTAGTAACAGGAGGATATGATAATCAAGTTATTATATGGACATttgataataatacaaaagaataccataaaatttttcaaatgaaTGATAAACCACATAATTCTTTAGTAAGAGATGTTTCATGGAGACCTAACTTAAGTAACACAACAAATATGATAGCTTCATGTTCAGATGAACAAATTGTAATATTATGGTTTGAAGATATAAGTAATAATAGATGGAAAAATGGACAAGTCATAAAAGTTGAccaaaaaattcataaaattagTTGGTCTCCCAATGGCACCATTTTAGCAATTGCATGTTCAGGTGataatgcatatttatataaagaaaatatggaGGGACTATGGGTAGAAATTTGCAATTTGACTGATGAtgaaaagagaaatataCAAGAGGATAATGCCAGTGGAGGAGGTGCTAATGCTAATTCTTCTCTTCACATGTATAACAGTGATGTAGCTAgtaatatttacaataatGCTAATGCTAACAGTAGCAGCAATGTCAATGCCAACAGTAGCAGTAATGTCAATACCAACAGTAGCAGTAATGTCAATACCAACAGTAGCAGTAATTATGATGGCAATTATGGCAGCAATCCCTCGTGCAAAAACCTCCAAAACCAAGTTATGCCTAACATCATGAATTATCTGAACCCTCTAGCTACTTCCAATTCGAATAGCAATACCTTTAAAGCTTCTCCTGAGTCAAATTATAGTACATATCCAAACTCAATAAACAATGCGGTGCCTCCTCCCCCCAATAAATTCGTATGCAACACGATGATGCAAGAAGGGGCAAATCCAGTACAAAATACCCCCAATACGTTTCAGAATAATCTATATGGTCAAGCAATGCCCTCAGATCCTCCTCCCCCCATGAGCGTATCGAACCATGTGAACAGTATGAAAAACGGTGCTAATCAACAAAATGTGATACAAGGCGTGCCACAAAATGGACCACCAAACGCGCAACAGAACTACGTAATGATGCAAAATGCGAACAAAAAGAGTACCTCGAGTGCTATATTAAGTGGAGATAATTTCCTTATAGGGAGAAACATGAATCCACCACCACCTCCTCCTCCTCCTTCATTTTCACATGAACAGAATAATTCATCTGACACTTCAAACCTTCCATCGAAACAAGGAGTGTCAACCAATCAGGCGGTGTCTAATTCATCTCACTTTGCTTCTGCTGTACCACCTGGTCCTCCGGGGGCAAACATGAACATATTTAATAGCAccaatagtaacaataacagtaTTAATAACAACAACAGTATTAATGACCTTAATAGTAAgaacaattataataatatgcataatCATAGCAGTAGTGGAAGCagtcaaataaataataagttGAATTTTGCACCTTCTTCAAATGTACATACTAGTGCAAGCACACAACCAATTCCTCAACCGTCTACAAATATACCGAAATCATCTACGAGTTCATTACACCAGTATCCATCCTTTTCAAATGTCAACACAACAAATAGTGCGAGTTTTTCTGGTAGTGCACAATCCACCACCCCCAATTTTTCAAAACCATCAAATTCTATGCAGCCAGGCcatttacaaaatatgaaCACAATTAATACAAATTTCAGTGCTCAACAACCTTTACCTCCTCCACCACCCACTCGATTATCCATGACGTCGGTTCATCAAGGAGGGCATAATGTACCAATGGGAATAAATCAGAATAAAagtttttcaaattttagtTCTAATAAGATGGTGAATCCTACTTCTATGCCTCCACAACCACCCcaaaatattagtaatacAGTTAGTAGTGGAATTAGCAGTGCGATCGGTAATACAAGTAACTACGCACCAATGAATTATGGCCAACCCCCACCTCCTCCACCAAATATGATGAGTAATAGTAATGACCCGAATATGAAGTCACCAAATCTGCAGTATAATAATGCGTATACCAATTATAATACGCCACCCCAGTGA